A stretch of Cupriavidus necator DNA encodes these proteins:
- the infC gene encoding translation initiation factor IF-3 has protein sequence MATDKGHRINREISAPELRLVGVDNEQLGIVKFMDALRLAEDKDLDLVEIAPNAVPPVARIMDYGKFKYEEAKRAHEAKLKQKIIQVKEVKFRPGTDDGDYNVKLRNLKRFLEDGDKTKITLRFRGREMAHQEIGARMLERLKADLEEIGQVEQMPKMEGRQMVMVLAPKKKK, from the coding sequence ATCGCTACGGACAAAGGTCATCGCATCAACCGGGAAATCAGCGCGCCTGAGCTGCGCCTGGTAGGGGTTGATAACGAACAGCTCGGCATCGTCAAGTTCATGGACGCGCTCCGGCTGGCTGAAGATAAGGACTTGGACCTGGTCGAGATCGCGCCGAACGCGGTTCCGCCCGTCGCCCGGATCATGGATTACGGGAAGTTCAAGTACGAGGAAGCCAAGCGCGCCCACGAGGCGAAGCTGAAGCAGAAAATCATCCAGGTCAAGGAAGTCAAGTTCCGGCCGGGTACGGATGATGGCGACTACAACGTCAAGCTGCGCAACCTGAAGCGCTTCCTGGAAGACGGCGACAAGACCAAGATCACGCTGCGGTTCCGTGGTCGCGAGATGGCGCACCAGGAAATCGGCGCGCGCATGCTCGAACGCCTGAAGGCGGACCTGGAAGAAATCGGCCAGGTCGAGCAGATGCCGAAGATGGAAGGGCGCCAGATGGTGATGGTGCTCGCCCCCAAGAAGAAGAAGTAA
- the thrS gene encoding threonine--tRNA ligase, producing the protein MIAITLPDGSRREFPGPVTVAEVAQGIGAGLAKAALAGKVDGQLVDTSYRIDRDAELAIVTDKDADGVDVIRHSTAHLLAYAVKELYPEAQVTIGPVIENGFYYDFAYKRPFTPEDLAAIEKKMTELARKDEKVVREVWNRDEAVALFESMGEKYKAEIIASIPADQEIGLYREGSFVDLCRGPHVPSTGKLKVFKLMKVAGAYWRGDANNEMLQRIYGTAWARKEDQEAYLHMLEEAEKRDHRKLGKTLDLFHLQEEAPGMVFWHPKGWQVWQAVEQYMRGRLTDAGYDEVRTPQVMDRSLWEKSGHWQNYKENMFVTESEKRDYAIKPMNCPGHVQIFNHGLRSYRDLPLRLAEFGACHRNEPSGALHGLMRVRGFVQDDAHIFCTEEQIVAEAKAFNELAFSVYDDFGFKDVKVKLSLRPDQRAGSDEIWDHAEEGLRLALRACGVDWEELPGEGAFYGPKVEYHIKDAIGRSWQCGTLQLDLVLPERLDAEYVSEDNSRKRPVMLHRAILGSFERFLGILLENHAGALPAWLAPEQVVVMNIADSQAEYAESVVQLLQKQGFRAKADLRNEKITYKIREHSLQKVPYLLVVGDKERDASQVAVRARGNVDLGVMPVSAFVERLKNDVASKA; encoded by the coding sequence ATGATCGCAATCACGCTGCCGGATGGGTCCCGCCGCGAGTTTCCCGGCCCGGTGACGGTTGCCGAAGTGGCGCAGGGCATCGGTGCTGGCCTGGCCAAGGCCGCGCTGGCCGGCAAGGTGGACGGCCAACTGGTCGACACGAGCTACAGGATCGACCGCGATGCCGAGCTGGCCATCGTCACGGACAAGGACGCCGATGGCGTCGATGTGATCCGCCACTCCACGGCGCACTTGCTGGCCTATGCCGTCAAGGAGCTCTATCCGGAAGCGCAGGTGACGATCGGCCCGGTGATCGAAAACGGCTTCTACTACGACTTTGCCTACAAGCGTCCCTTCACGCCCGAAGACCTGGCCGCCATCGAGAAGAAGATGACGGAACTCGCCCGCAAGGACGAGAAGGTCGTGCGCGAAGTATGGAACCGCGACGAAGCGGTGGCGCTGTTCGAGTCGATGGGCGAGAAGTACAAGGCCGAGATCATCGCCTCGATCCCCGCCGACCAGGAAATCGGCTTGTACCGTGAAGGCAGCTTCGTCGACCTGTGCCGTGGCCCGCACGTGCCGTCCACGGGCAAGCTGAAGGTCTTCAAGCTGATGAAGGTGGCCGGCGCCTACTGGCGCGGCGACGCCAACAATGAGATGCTCCAGCGCATCTACGGCACGGCCTGGGCCAGGAAGGAAGACCAGGAAGCCTACCTGCACATGCTGGAAGAGGCCGAGAAGCGCGACCACCGCAAGCTGGGCAAGACGCTCGACCTGTTCCACCTGCAGGAAGAGGCGCCCGGCATGGTGTTCTGGCACCCGAAGGGCTGGCAGGTGTGGCAGGCCGTCGAGCAGTACATGCGCGGCCGCCTGACGGACGCCGGCTACGATGAGGTTCGTACGCCGCAGGTGATGGATCGTTCGCTTTGGGAAAAGTCCGGCCACTGGCAGAACTACAAGGAGAATATGTTCGTCACGGAGTCGGAGAAGCGCGACTACGCGATCAAGCCGATGAACTGCCCGGGCCATGTGCAGATCTTCAACCACGGCCTGCGTTCGTACCGCGACCTGCCGCTGCGCCTGGCCGAGTTCGGCGCCTGCCACCGCAACGAGCCGTCGGGCGCGCTGCACGGGCTGATGCGCGTGCGCGGCTTTGTGCAGGATGATGCGCACATCTTCTGCACGGAAGAGCAGATCGTGGCGGAGGCCAAGGCCTTCAACGAACTGGCGTTCTCGGTCTACGACGACTTCGGCTTCAAGGATGTGAAGGTCAAGCTGTCGCTGCGCCCGGACCAGCGTGCCGGCTCCGACGAGATCTGGGATCACGCCGAAGAGGGCCTGCGCCTGGCGCTGCGCGCCTGCGGCGTGGATTGGGAGGAGCTGCCGGGCGAGGGCGCGTTCTACGGCCCCAAGGTCGAGTACCACATCAAGGACGCGATCGGCCGCTCGTGGCAGTGCGGCACGCTGCAGCTTGACCTGGTGCTGCCGGAGCGCCTGGATGCCGAATACGTCTCCGAGGACAATTCGCGCAAGCGCCCGGTGATGCTGCACCGGGCCATCCTGGGCTCGTTCGAGCGTTTCCTGGGCATCCTGCTGGAAAACCACGCCGGTGCGCTGCCGGCCTGGCTGGCCCCGGAGCAGGTGGTGGTCATGAATATTGCGGATTCGCAGGCGGAATACGCCGAAAGCGTCGTGCAATTGCTGCAAAAACAAGGGTTTAGGGCCAAGGCTGATTTGCGTAATGAGAAAATTACGTATAAAATCCGCGAGCATTCGCTTCAAAAGGTTCCCTACCTGCTGGTAGTGGGCGACAAGGAGCGGGATGCCAGTCAAGTGGCCGTGCGTGCCCGTGGCAACGTGGATCTGGGTGTGATGCCCGTCTCCGCGTTTGTTGAGCGTCTGAAAAACGACGTCGCCAGCAAAGCCTGA
- a CDS encoding RelA/SpoT family protein — protein sequence MVTSTDLTGRVAGIPDAELVERALAYVREHGAEVALPTGETVLSHAQGMLRILDGLRVDDAARAAACLFGLVAFVPGTEAEIAPRFGDEVARLVDGVRQLLRIGAIAGSRPEAEPAAPSKNEAQARHEQVEALRKMLLAFAQDIRVVLVRLASRLQTLRWLAETKQAPQPGVARETLDIYAPLANRLGIWQMKWELEDLAFRFEQPDTYKRIAKLLDEKRIEREGYIGGAIERLQSELATAGIRAEVSGRPKHIYSIWKKMRGKELDFADLYDVRAFRVIVDDIKDCYTVLGIVHHIWQPIPREFDDYISRPKANGYKSLHTVVIGDDGRAFEVQIRTHEMHHFAEYGVAAHWRYKEAGSRGYAGQFSASERYDEKIAWLRQLLAWKDDADHSVAHDESWEQIKHAAIDDHIYVLTPQARVVALPQGATAVDFAYYLHSDLGHRCRGARVDGTMVPLNTPLKNGQTVEIIAVKQGGPSRDWLNADLGYLASSRARAKVRAWFNALDSQETIAQGRVLIDKTLQREGKTAVKLEDLATRLGFKTPEDLFAAVAKDEFSLRHVEHALRHPEGEVQAPLSEEDAVTKKSRATSVARGAKSGVLVVGVDSLMTQMSRCCKPAPPDDIVGFVTRGRGVSIHRRSCHTFQQLAGRAPERVIQTEWGQKSHAAVYPVDIHVEAIDRQGLLRDISEVLSREKINVTGVKTLSSKGVARMQFTAEVSEATQLQRALQLIEDVQGVLQAKRK from the coding sequence ATGGTGACGTCCACCGACCTGACCGGTCGGGTCGCGGGCATTCCGGATGCCGAACTGGTCGAACGCGCACTGGCCTACGTGCGCGAGCATGGTGCCGAGGTAGCGCTGCCCACCGGCGAGACCGTGCTGTCGCACGCGCAGGGCATGCTGCGCATTCTCGACGGCCTGCGCGTCGACGACGCCGCGCGTGCCGCCGCCTGCCTGTTCGGGCTGGTGGCCTTCGTGCCCGGTACCGAGGCCGAGATCGCACCGCGCTTTGGAGACGAGGTGGCACGGCTGGTCGACGGTGTGCGGCAGCTGCTGCGCATCGGTGCCATCGCCGGCAGCCGCCCCGAGGCCGAGCCGGCCGCGCCGTCCAAGAACGAAGCGCAGGCGCGCCACGAACAGGTCGAGGCGCTGCGCAAGATGCTGCTGGCGTTTGCGCAGGACATCCGCGTGGTGCTGGTGCGCCTGGCCTCGCGGCTGCAGACCCTGCGCTGGCTGGCCGAGACCAAGCAGGCGCCGCAGCCGGGCGTGGCGCGCGAAACGCTGGACATCTACGCGCCGCTGGCCAATCGCCTTGGTATCTGGCAGATGAAGTGGGAACTGGAGGACCTGGCGTTCCGCTTCGAGCAGCCCGATACCTACAAGCGCATCGCCAAACTGCTGGACGAGAAGCGCATCGAGCGCGAAGGCTATATCGGCGGCGCCATCGAACGGCTGCAGTCCGAGCTGGCGACTGCCGGCATCCGTGCCGAGGTCAGCGGGCGGCCCAAGCATATCTACAGCATCTGGAAGAAGATGCGCGGCAAGGAGCTGGATTTTGCCGACCTGTACGATGTGCGCGCCTTCCGCGTGATCGTCGACGATATCAAGGACTGCTACACGGTGCTGGGTATCGTCCACCATATCTGGCAGCCGATCCCGCGCGAGTTCGACGACTATATCTCGCGGCCCAAGGCCAATGGCTACAAATCGCTGCATACGGTGGTGATCGGCGATGACGGGCGCGCCTTCGAGGTGCAGATCCGCACGCATGAGATGCACCACTTTGCCGAATACGGCGTGGCCGCGCACTGGCGCTACAAGGAAGCGGGCAGCCGCGGCTATGCCGGGCAGTTCTCCGCCAGCGAGCGCTATGACGAGAAGATTGCCTGGCTGCGCCAGCTGCTGGCGTGGAAGGACGATGCCGACCACAGCGTGGCGCACGATGAATCGTGGGAGCAGATCAAGCACGCCGCGATCGACGACCACATCTACGTGCTGACGCCGCAGGCGCGCGTGGTGGCGCTGCCGCAGGGCGCCACCGCGGTGGACTTTGCCTACTACCTGCACAGCGATCTCGGCCACCGCTGCCGCGGCGCGCGCGTGGACGGCACCATGGTGCCGCTGAACACGCCGCTGAAGAACGGCCAGACCGTGGAGATCATCGCGGTCAAGCAGGGCGGACCGTCGCGCGACTGGCTCAACGCGGACCTGGGCTACCTGGCCAGCAGCCGCGCGCGGGCCAAGGTGCGGGCCTGGTTCAATGCGCTCGATTCGCAGGAGACCATCGCCCAGGGCCGCGTGCTGATCGACAAGACCCTGCAGCGCGAAGGCAAGACCGCGGTCAAGCTGGAAGACCTGGCCACGCGGCTGGGCTTCAAGACGCCGGAGGACCTGTTTGCGGCAGTGGCCAAGGACGAGTTCAGTCTGCGCCACGTGGAGCACGCGCTGCGACACCCGGAGGGCGAGGTCCAGGCGCCGCTGAGCGAGGAAGACGCTGTCACCAAGAAGAGCCGCGCCACCAGCGTGGCGCGCGGCGCCAAGAGCGGCGTGCTGGTGGTGGGGGTGGATTCGCTGATGACGCAGATGTCGCGCTGCTGCAAGCCGGCGCCGCCGGACGACATCGTCGGCTTTGTCACGCGCGGGCGCGGGGTGTCGATCCATCGGCGCAGCTGCCACACCTTCCAGCAACTGGCCGGGCGCGCGCCGGAGCGGGTGATCCAGACCGAGTGGGGCCAGAAGAGCCACGCCGCGGTCTATCCGGTCGATATCCATGTCGAGGCGATCGATCGCCAGGGGCTGCTGCGCGATATCTCCGAAGTGCTGTCGCGCGAGAAGATCAATGTCACCGGCGTCAAGACGCTCTCCAGCAAGGGCGTTGCGCGCATGCAGTTCACTGCCGAAGTGTCCGAGGCTACGCAGCTGCAGCGCGCGCTGCAGTTGATCGAAGACGTCCAGGGGGTGTTGCAGGCGAAAAGAAAGTGA